The proteins below are encoded in one region of Thermothelomyces thermophilus ATCC 42464 chromosome 1, complete sequence:
- a CDS encoding glycoside hydrolase family 79 protein (CAZy_ID 270142): MFPSMKQVALLCALAGLVLAAPEYPVPGSAESNDVFDGYVSYSIEFASFPDFAGNKTHPNTFSDVLLDNLGQLQGHKPYIRVGGNTQDYALYNQSLPYALNGTTNPSRAVDYPTTVIIGPSYFESYDTWKDVKFSHGFNLGLGGNRSSGWQALLDTVPLACKALGNGKLYVWEYGNEPDLFSTSAQGPVRPANWSEATYVSQWHNGTRQIKALVQEHCPETLESGNHGYMAPSFAGVNNYLKEPAAWAAGLDGDQDIKLFSTHNYISGATSPGVTLQGTLMNHAVTKRAVDVHITEYNKILSQSSDPVPPLVFGETNSLYNQGRPGLSNTFGAALWGVDFNLYSASVGFKRVHMHMGTNFRVCVVSLFSL; encoded by the exons ATGTTTCCTAGTATGAAGCAAGTCGCCCTTCTGTGCGCCCTTGCCGGTCTGGTGCTGGCTGCGCCTGAGTATCCCGTTCCCGGCTCGGCCGAGAGTAACGACGTGTTCGACGGCTATGTGAGCTACAGCATCGAGTTCGCGAGCTTTCCGGACTTTGCAG GAAACAAGACGCACCCAAACACCTTCTCGGATGTCCTCCTGGATAACCTCGGACAACTTCAGGGACACAAGCCGTACATACGCGTCGGCGGAAACACTCAGGACTATGCGCTCTATAACCAATCGCTACCCTACGCCCTGAACGGCACAACTAACCCGAGCCGGGCTGTAGATTATCCCACCACAGTGATCATTGGACCCTCCTACTTCGAGTCCTACGACACCTGGAAGGACGTCAAGTTTTCCCACGGCTTCAACCTCGGCCTGGGCGGGAATAGGTCAAGTGGATGGCAGGCATTGCTAGATACAGTGCCCTTGGCTTGCAAGGCCCTGGGCAACGGAAAGCTGTACGTCTGGGAATATGGTAACGAGCCGGACTTGTTCTCGACCTCGGCTCAGGGGCCAGTGAGGCCAGCCAACTGGAGCGAGGCTACCTACGTCTCCCAGTGGCACAACGGCACCAGGCAAATCAAGGCCCTTGTGCAGGAGCATTGTCCCGAGACGTTGGAGTCGGGCAACCATGGCTATATGGCGCCATCCTTTGCGGGAGTCAACAACTACCTAAAGGAGCCTGCAGCGTGGGCAGCCGGCCTCGACGGAGACCAGGACATCAAGCTATTTTCCACCCACAA CTACATCAGCGGCGCTACCTCTCCGGGCGTGACCCTTCAGGGCACATTGATGAATCACGCCGTGACCAAACGCGCGGTCGATGTTCACATTACCGAGTACAACAAGATCCTCTCGCAGTCCTCCGACCCGGTCCCTCCCCTGGTCTTTGGCGAGACCAACTCGCTCTATAACCAAGGTCGTCCTGGTCTCTCCAATACATTCGGCGCTGCTCTCTGGGGTGTAGACTTCAACCTCTACTCCGCCTCTGTCGGCTTCAAGCGCGTGCACATGCACATGGGCACGAATTTCCGGGTATGTGTGGTTTCTCTTTTCTCCCTCTAA